One Pirellulales bacterium DNA window includes the following coding sequences:
- the gap gene encoding type I glyceraldehyde-3-phosphate dehydrogenase: MAIRVGINGFGRIGRLVFRIMAARSSEFEVHAINDLTDTKTLATLLKYDSTHRCFNGTVQHDDNAIVVNDRRIEVLKERDPSKLPWGKLGVDVVVESTGIFTARADAAKGKAGYDTHLAAGAKKVVLSAPAKDKPDLTCVIGVNHVELSPSVKIVSNASCTTNCLAPMAKVLHDKFGIEKGLMTTVHSYTNDQRLLDLPHDNLYRARAAAVNIVPTTTGAAKAVGEVIPSLKGKLTGIALRVPTADGSVTDLTALMKKNVTKQEINAAMKEAADMPLEKGGLQGILEYTEDPIVSSDIIGNPHSSIFAADLTEVIDGNLIKVISWYDNEWGYSNRTADLIARLGKML, encoded by the coding sequence GTGGCAATTCGTGTGGGAATTAACGGTTTTGGACGCATCGGGCGGTTGGTGTTTCGGATTATGGCGGCTCGCAGCAGCGAGTTTGAAGTACACGCCATTAACGATTTGACCGACACCAAAACCTTGGCCACGCTGCTCAAGTACGACAGCACCCATCGCTGCTTCAACGGCACCGTGCAACACGATGACAATGCCATTGTGGTAAACGACCGCCGTATTGAAGTGCTCAAAGAGCGCGATCCGTCCAAATTGCCCTGGGGCAAGCTGGGCGTCGACGTGGTAGTGGAAAGCACCGGCATTTTCACCGCCCGGGCCGACGCGGCCAAAGGCAAAGCGGGGTATGACACGCACCTGGCGGCAGGCGCCAAAAAAGTAGTGCTTAGCGCGCCCGCCAAAGACAAGCCCGACTTAACCTGCGTAATTGGCGTAAATCATGTAGAACTTTCGCCGAGCGTCAAAATTGTTTCCAACGCCAGTTGCACGACGAACTGTCTGGCCCCGATGGCCAAAGTGCTGCACGACAAGTTCGGCATCGAAAAAGGCTTGATGACGACCGTTCACAGCTACACCAACGACCAGCGATTGTTGGACTTGCCGCATGATAATTTGTACCGTGCTCGGGCGGCAGCCGTGAACATTGTGCCGACCACCACCGGCGCGGCCAAAGCGGTGGGCGAAGTCATTCCGTCGCTCAAAGGCAAGCTGACCGGCATCGCCTTGCGCGTGCCCACTGCCGATGGCAGCGTGACCGACCTGACGGCGCTGATGAAAAAGAACGTAACCAAGCAGGAAATCAACGCAGCCATGAAGGAAGCCGCCGACATGCCGCTGGAAAAAGGCGGACTGCAGGGAATTTTGGAATACACCGAAGACCCGATCGTATCCAGCGACATTATCGGCAATCCGCACAGTTCCATTTTTGCCGCTGATTTAACCGAAGTGATCGACGGCAACTTGATCAAAGTCATCAGTTGGTACGACAACGAATGGGGCTATTCCAACCGCACTGCCGACTTGATCGCCCGGCTGGGAAAAATGCTATAA
- a CDS encoding retroviral-like aspartic protease family protein: MGTFFVSSVVENHVHRKRAAKVEKLLVDTGSEHTWVSAEVLQSIGVKPEKKDVPFTMANGQTITRSIGFAIVRVGEFFTIDEVVFGQKGDLNLLGARTLEGMNVSVDSQRKKLVAAGPIPAA; the protein is encoded by the coding sequence ATGGGCACTTTTTTTGTTTCCAGTGTTGTTGAAAATCACGTGCATCGGAAGCGCGCGGCGAAAGTCGAGAAATTATTGGTCGATACAGGCAGCGAACATACTTGGGTCAGCGCGGAGGTTCTCCAGTCCATCGGAGTTAAGCCGGAGAAAAAGGACGTGCCCTTCACGATGGCCAACGGCCAGACCATTACGCGCAGCATTGGATTTGCCATTGTGCGAGTGGGCGAGTTTTTCACCATCGACGAAGTTGTGTTCGGCCAAAAAGGCGATTTGAACTTACTCGGCGCGAGAACCTTGGAAGGGATGAATGTTTCGGTCGATTCGCAGCGCAAAAAGCTGGTTGCAGCCGGGCCGATTCCAGCCGCCTAA
- a CDS encoding ATP-dependent Clp protease proteolytic subunit, whose protein sequence is MTLIPFVIEKTGREERAMDIYSRLLKDRIIFLGTAINDEIGNIVVAQLLFLQSEEPKADIHLYINSPGGSVSAGLAIYDTMQFVTCDVATYCIGQAASMGAVLLTAGAKGKRRALPNARVMIHQPLAGAEGTAEEIMIHAKEFKNVKRRLNAILLKHTGHPLEKIEQDTDRDRFMSAQEALEYKLIDHVIEHMEVKPPA, encoded by the coding sequence ATGACTTTAATTCCTTTCGTCATCGAAAAAACGGGCCGCGAAGAGCGGGCGATGGATATTTACAGTCGCCTGCTCAAGGACCGCATTATTTTCCTGGGCACGGCCATCAACGACGAAATCGGCAACATCGTTGTTGCCCAGTTGCTGTTTTTGCAATCGGAAGAACCCAAGGCCGACATTCACTTGTACATCAATTCGCCCGGCGGCAGCGTGTCGGCGGGGCTGGCCATTTATGACACGATGCAGTTCGTCACGTGCGACGTGGCCACGTATTGCATCGGTCAGGCGGCGTCCATGGGAGCGGTATTGCTTACCGCCGGAGCGAAAGGAAAACGCCGGGCATTGCCCAATGCCCGCGTGATGATTCACCAGCCGCTGGCGGGAGCCGAAGGCACGGCGGAAGAAATTATGATTCACGCCAAAGAATTCAAGAACGTGAAAAGGCGGCTGAATGCCATTTTGCTGAAGCACACCGGCCATCCACTGGAAAAAATCGAGCAAGATACCGATCGCGACCGTTTCATGTCGGCTCAGGAAGCGCTGGAATACAAACTCATCGATCACGTCATTGAGCACATGGAAGTGAAACCACCGGCTTGA
- a CDS encoding ATP-dependent Clp protease proteolytic subunit, with amino-acid sequence MEFNPLVPNQFLSAVSPQLNYRDYQRQRMLTLGDLLLENRIILLQGEIFDGNASEVVMKLLYLQSENRRKDIHFYINSPGGSVTATMAVYDTMQILSCPVATYCVGLAASGGAVLLAGGSKGKRYALAHAKVMIHQPYGQVGGQVSDIEIQADEILKTREALNGILAKHTGQPIERIAKDTDRDRYLTAPEAKEYGLVDEVLTKPPVQTDEDDAK; translated from the coding sequence ATGGAATTTAACCCGTTAGTGCCGAATCAATTTCTGTCGGCCGTCAGCCCGCAGCTTAACTACCGCGACTATCAGCGGCAGCGCATGCTCACGCTGGGCGATTTGCTGCTGGAAAACCGCATTATTTTGCTGCAAGGCGAAATCTTCGATGGCAACGCCAGCGAAGTCGTCATGAAGTTGCTGTACTTGCAGAGCGAAAATCGCCGCAAAGATATTCACTTTTACATCAACTCACCGGGCGGAAGCGTCACCGCCACCATGGCCGTTTACGACACCATGCAAATTCTGTCGTGTCCCGTGGCCACTTATTGCGTGGGCTTGGCAGCCAGCGGCGGGGCTGTGTTGTTGGCCGGCGGCAGCAAAGGCAAACGCTATGCACTGGCGCACGCCAAAGTGATGATCCACCAGCCTTACGGCCAGGTCGGCGGTCAAGTTTCGGATATTGAAATTCAGGCGGACGAAATTCTCAAAACTCGCGAAGCACTCAATGGCATTTTGGCCAAGCACACCGGCCAGCCGATCGAGCGCATCGCCAAAGATACCGATCGCGATCGTTACCTAACCGCACCCGAAGCTAAGGAATATGGCCTAGTCGACGAAGTGCTGACCAAACCGCCCGTGCAAACCGACGAGGATGACGCGAAATGA
- the tig gene encoding trigger factor yields MADIETQDSAAPEAPERPRLNLEVKIDAPSACQRHVTVKIPHEDVERYFDEAFGELMPEAQVPGFRAGRAPRKLVEHRFRKEVKDQVKSNLLMDSMSQLSDDQKLAAISEPDVNLAAVEVPDEGPMTFEFNIEVRPDFDLPQWKGLDVERPTREFTDKDVDNQLQRMLTQRGRLVPHAAAAKAGDYVQVNITFQDGDNVISKSEEQSLCIRPTLSFRDGKVEKFDKLMTGAKAGDTKTAQVKLSDNVQNEALRGKTISAVFEVLDVKKLELPELTPAFLEEMGNFKSEDELRKAVREDLQRQLDYHQQQRARQQITQALVASANWELPPELLKRQGRRELERAVLELRRSGFNDDQIRAHENELRQNSMVSTARALKEHFILERIAEEEKIEDQPQDYENEIRLIAAQSGESVRRVRAQLEKRGLMDILRNQIIERKTIEMVLKHAKFKDVPYKPESLETEAIDEAAGGEETEEDIPEAKHAGEAEPLHEPKERV; encoded by the coding sequence ATGGCGGATATAGAAACACAAGATTCTGCAGCACCGGAAGCGCCGGAGCGCCCGCGGCTGAATCTGGAAGTGAAAATCGACGCTCCTAGCGCCTGCCAGCGGCACGTGACGGTTAAAATTCCGCACGAAGACGTGGAGCGCTATTTTGACGAAGCGTTTGGCGAGTTAATGCCGGAGGCGCAAGTACCCGGCTTCCGTGCAGGCCGCGCGCCGCGAAAGCTGGTGGAGCATCGCTTTCGCAAGGAAGTGAAGGACCAGGTAAAAAGCAATTTGCTGATGGACAGCATGTCGCAACTCAGCGACGACCAAAAGCTGGCCGCTATTAGCGAGCCCGATGTCAATTTAGCCGCCGTTGAAGTGCCCGACGAAGGGCCCATGACCTTCGAGTTCAACATTGAAGTGCGGCCCGATTTCGACCTGCCGCAATGGAAAGGGCTTGATGTCGAACGACCTACGCGCGAGTTCACCGATAAAGATGTTGATAACCAACTGCAACGCATGCTCACGCAGCGTGGCCGGTTGGTGCCGCACGCCGCCGCCGCCAAGGCAGGCGATTACGTGCAGGTGAACATCACGTTCCAGGACGGCGATAACGTAATTTCCAAATCTGAAGAGCAAAGCTTGTGTATTCGGCCCACGCTCAGTTTCCGCGACGGGAAAGTCGAAAAGTTCGACAAGCTGATGACCGGCGCGAAGGCGGGCGACACCAAAACAGCCCAAGTCAAGCTGTCCGACAACGTCCAGAACGAGGCGCTTCGCGGCAAAACTATTTCCGCCGTGTTTGAAGTATTGGATGTAAAAAAGCTGGAACTGCCGGAGCTTACGCCGGCGTTTCTGGAAGAAATGGGCAACTTCAAATCAGAAGACGAACTGCGCAAAGCGGTTCGCGAGGATTTGCAGCGTCAGTTGGATTACCATCAGCAACAACGAGCCCGGCAGCAAATTACGCAGGCCCTGGTTGCCAGCGCCAATTGGGAGTTGCCGCCGGAATTGCTTAAGCGGCAAGGTCGGCGTGAGTTGGAACGGGCCGTGTTGGAACTGCGCCGCAGCGGCTTTAACGACGACCAAATTCGCGCCCACGAAAACGAACTGCGCCAAAATAGCATGGTATCGACGGCGCGGGCCCTGAAAGAGCACTTCATCTTGGAACGGATTGCGGAAGAAGAAAAAATCGAAGATCAGCCGCAAGATTACGAAAACGAAATTCGTCTGATTGCCGCCCAAAGCGGCGAAAGCGTTCGCCGGGTGCGGGCCCAATTGGAAAAACGGGGCCTGATGGACATTTTGCGCAACCAAATCATCGAGCGCAAAACCATCGAAATGGTGCTCAAGCACGCAAAATTCAAGGATGTGCCGTATAAGCCAGAATCGTTGGAAACGGAAGCCATTGATGAAGCCGCCGGCGGCGAGGAAACCGAGGAAGATATTCCGGAAGCCAAACATGCCGGCGAGGCGGAGCCTCTACACGAACCGAAGGAGCGTGTATAA
- a CDS encoding FHA domain-containing protein, whose translation MQAKLVVVEPDIQPGEYDVTLPLTIGRGREAKLKLVHALVSRQHCELFFDHGHLMVRDLGSLNGTFVGGRRIETAPLLSGELLTIGSVILRVHYGEQLEALPGAAASFCDGQVMVAAVDTISLEDTSQAARLIDDDDDFGDSFDAGDGGGTGLFDPRND comes from the coding sequence ATGCAAGCAAAACTTGTTGTGGTTGAGCCAGACATTCAACCCGGTGAATACGATGTCACCTTGCCGCTAACCATTGGCCGGGGGCGTGAAGCGAAACTGAAATTAGTTCACGCCCTGGTCAGCCGGCAGCACTGTGAATTATTTTTCGACCATGGTCATTTGATGGTTCGCGATTTGGGTTCGCTAAACGGCACGTTCGTTGGCGGACGCCGAATTGAAACTGCGCCGCTGTTATCGGGCGAATTGCTGACCATCGGCTCGGTCATTTTGCGCGTCCACTATGGAGAGCAATTAGAAGCGTTGCCGGGCGCGGCGGCGTCTTTTTGCGATGGCCAAGTGATGGTGGCGGCCGTCGACACCATTTCGCTGGAAGACACTTCCCAGGCCGCGCGCCTGATCGACGATGACGACGATTTCGGCGATTCGTTCGACGCCGGTGATGGCGGCGGCACGGGCTTGTTCGATCCGCGAAACGACTGA
- a CDS encoding ASCH domain-containing protein: MLLFKKKFLDAIRQGRKTQTVRLWKWRKMKPGQRSYIPGAGYIQIGDVDEVALPALTEEDARLDGFSSAAALRQEIEQLYPHQLAAGYRAFRIRFMLLPQEVQQQMRLEKKKSKSVKITPSSAP; the protein is encoded by the coding sequence ATGCTGTTATTCAAGAAGAAATTTCTCGACGCCATTCGCCAGGGACGGAAAACGCAAACCGTCCGCCTGTGGAAATGGCGCAAAATGAAACCGGGCCAACGCAGTTACATTCCCGGGGCGGGTTATATCCAGATCGGCGACGTCGATGAAGTCGCTTTGCCCGCACTCACTGAGGAAGATGCCCGTTTGGACGGTTTTAGTTCCGCCGCGGCCCTGCGACAGGAAATCGAACAGCTTTACCCCCACCAATTAGCCGCCGGCTACCGGGCCTTTCGCATCCGCTTCATGCTGCTGCCTCAGGAAGTGCAGCAGCAAATGCGGCTGGAAAAGAAAAAGTCGAAGTCCGTCAAGATCACTCCTTCATCTGCGCCTTGA
- a CDS encoding clan AA aspartic protease, whose amino-acid sequence MRHVFAEIQLSNPRQPELKPIRTKALADTGALMLCIPRHLAVQLALDTESEREVGFADGRKEKVPYVGPVRVAFENRTCFVGALVLGDEVLLGAVPMEDLDLVVSPSRQSITVNPESPNIPHARVKAQMKE is encoded by the coding sequence ATGAGACACGTCTTTGCCGAAATCCAGCTGAGCAATCCGCGACAGCCCGAGTTGAAGCCAATCCGTACCAAAGCATTGGCCGACACCGGCGCTTTAATGCTGTGCATTCCACGGCATTTGGCGGTGCAGCTTGCGCTGGATACAGAATCGGAACGGGAGGTTGGTTTTGCGGACGGGCGGAAAGAAAAGGTGCCCTATGTGGGACCCGTGCGCGTGGCCTTTGAAAACCGTACCTGTTTTGTTGGCGCTTTGGTCCTGGGTGACGAAGTGCTGCTTGGCGCCGTTCCGATGGAAGACCTGGACTTAGTCGTCTCGCCCAGTCGGCAATCGATCACGGTGAACCCGGAAAGTCCCAATATTCCTCATGCGCGAGTCAAGGCGCAGATGAAGGAGTGA
- a CDS encoding DUF2442 domain-containing protein: MKSIKRGKSTSAVEVTNVSKNGFWLLLRNVEHFVAFDQFPWFRDATIGRLTNVELPNPHHLYWPELDVDLAVESLSSPEKFPLVSAHHRSNTSAKHRSVRPMEK; encoded by the coding sequence ATGAAATCCATAAAGCGTGGGAAAAGCACTTCAGCAGTTGAAGTTACCAACGTTTCCAAGAATGGATTTTGGCTGCTGCTGCGAAACGTGGAGCACTTCGTTGCGTTTGACCAATTTCCTTGGTTTCGCGATGCTACCATTGGCCGGTTAACGAATGTCGAACTTCCCAACCCGCACCATCTCTACTGGCCTGAATTGGATGTTGATTTGGCTGTTGAATCGTTAAGCAGTCCGGAAAAATTTCCGCTTGTGAGTGCGCATCATCGGAGCAATACTTCAGCCAAACATCGCTCTGTCCGGCCCATGGAAAAATGA
- a CDS encoding DUF4160 domain-containing protein, which produces MSPTIFRYGSYRFYFFSREERRIHVHVQHPDGEAKFWLEPRVELAQNYRLTARQLKTALKLVKDHKDEIHKAWEKHFSS; this is translated from the coding sequence ATGAGTCCTACGATCTTTCGGTACGGCTCGTATCGGTTCTACTTTTTCTCTCGTGAAGAGCGGCGAATACACGTACACGTTCAGCATCCCGATGGAGAAGCTAAGTTTTGGTTGGAGCCGCGCGTCGAGTTGGCCCAAAATTATCGGCTAACCGCCCGGCAACTAAAGACAGCATTGAAATTGGTCAAGGATCATAAAGATGAAATCCATAAAGCGTGGGAAAAGCACTTCAGCAGTTGA
- a CDS encoding RNA polymerase sigma factor, protein MADSQMAEIEAIYRDHAPALSRYLERNFGKCAPVEDLLQETFLRLLARNNAWQRVESPRAFLFGIARHVGLTALRRAKLAPKQTLTDMAATPAMENDDALAQMHAAIAQLPQPMRETLELRLRDDLSYDEIAAVLEIPVGTVRSRLHNALRLLRDVLKK, encoded by the coding sequence ATGGCAGACAGCCAAATGGCTGAAATCGAGGCCATCTATCGCGACCATGCCCCCGCGCTGTCGCGCTATTTAGAGCGCAACTTTGGCAAGTGTGCGCCGGTGGAGGATTTGCTGCAAGAAACTTTCCTGCGGCTGTTGGCCCGAAACAATGCCTGGCAACGAGTCGAATCGCCGCGGGCGTTTTTATTCGGCATTGCCCGGCACGTCGGTTTGACGGCGCTGCGGCGCGCCAAGCTCGCGCCAAAACAAACCCTAACGGACATGGCAGCCACGCCTGCGATGGAAAACGATGATGCGCTGGCACAAATGCACGCGGCCATTGCGCAACTACCACAACCCATGCGGGAAACCTTGGAGCTGCGCTTGCGAGACGACCTTTCCTATGACGAAATTGCGGCGGTGTTGGAAATTCCTGTCGGCACGGTGCGCTCTCGGCTGCACAACGCCCTGCGCTTATTGCGAGATGTGCTGAAAAAGTGA
- a CDS encoding peptidylprolyl isomerase, with protein sequence MVTEHNSSNSDILMISMMPKAAPFTYVCQRSKTIIFAAVLLLCGACLLHAAENDRKPATAAGKTEKQAPAAKSANMETAESAKQGEATAESGASTDAGADYRKLLDQWRASLVEVADMQSQIRFSGPEQRNSLEPQYAMLASRAEAILSKLQIAAEKAYAANDQDPELTQFLYNVAVGALRTDNYEEALRLAKLLIEHHYPDKSIYRIAATAAFATMRLDDAKKYLEALGDGKIPNESGVQILAGEIEHYRPLWQQEQKLRQAEAKVDDLPRVKLHTTRGDIVLELFENEAPNTVANFISLVEKKLYDGTQFHRVLPGFMAQGGDPLSKDAAKNQAYIGSGGPGYTIADECKLPNHRDHFLGTLSMAHTSAPDSGGSQFFITFAPAPTLDGIHTVFGRVIEGLDVLPKLQRIDPTWEKEHASGVQPDRILKAEVLRKRTHPYEPKTIEKK encoded by the coding sequence ATGGTCACCGAACACAATTCAAGCAATTCTGACATTCTGATGATTTCGATGATGCCGAAAGCAGCTCCTTTCACTTACGTGTGCCAGCGGAGCAAAACGATTATTTTCGCAGCGGTGCTTTTGCTGTGCGGAGCATGTCTGCTCCACGCCGCCGAAAACGATAGAAAGCCGGCCACTGCAGCCGGCAAAACTGAAAAGCAAGCGCCGGCGGCCAAGAGCGCCAATATGGAGACAGCCGAAAGTGCCAAGCAAGGCGAAGCCACGGCGGAAAGTGGCGCCTCAACGGATGCCGGTGCAGATTACCGCAAGCTGCTGGATCAATGGCGGGCCTCGCTGGTTGAGGTTGCCGATATGCAATCGCAGATTCGATTTAGCGGGCCGGAACAGCGGAATTCCCTGGAACCGCAATATGCCATGCTGGCGAGTCGAGCCGAGGCCATTCTCTCCAAGTTGCAGATTGCTGCCGAAAAGGCTTACGCGGCGAACGATCAAGACCCCGAGCTTACGCAGTTTTTGTACAACGTAGCGGTCGGCGCGCTACGCACCGACAATTACGAGGAAGCTCTGCGGCTTGCGAAACTGCTGATCGAACATCACTATCCCGACAAAAGTATTTATCGCATCGCGGCAACGGCGGCTTTCGCCACAATGCGTTTGGACGACGCGAAAAAATATTTGGAAGCGCTGGGAGACGGAAAAATCCCCAACGAGTCTGGTGTACAAATATTGGCCGGAGAAATTGAACACTACCGACCGCTGTGGCAGCAGGAACAAAAACTCCGTCAGGCTGAAGCAAAGGTCGACGATTTGCCGCGTGTGAAATTGCACACGACTCGGGGAGATATTGTGCTGGAGCTGTTTGAGAACGAAGCCCCCAACACCGTGGCGAATTTCATCAGTTTGGTGGAAAAAAAACTTTACGACGGCACCCAATTCCACCGCGTGTTGCCCGGATTTATGGCCCAAGGCGGCGATCCGTTGAGTAAAGACGCGGCGAAAAATCAAGCTTACATTGGCAGCGGCGGCCCCGGTTACACCATTGCCGACGAATGCAAACTGCCCAACCATCGCGACCATTTTCTGGGCACGCTCAGCATGGCCCACACGTCGGCGCCCGATTCCGGTGGTTCTCAGTTTTTTATTACCTTCGCACCCGCGCCAACTTTAGATGGCATACATACCGTGTTCGGGCGTGTGATAGAAGGCTTGGATGTACTGCCAAAACTGCAACGAATTGATCCCACCTGGGAAAAAGAACATGCTTCCGGGGTGCAGCCGGACCGAATTCTCAAAGCCGAGGTGCTTCGCAAGCGCACTCACCCGTACGAGCCGAAGACCATTGAAAAAAAATGA
- a CDS encoding RsmD family RNA methyltransferase codes for MPNKSSKSAAQSPTTMSPPRIIGGSLRGRKLLFTGDPRTRPMKDRVREAMFNLLGHAVKGKHAIDLFAGTGALGLEAISRGAVSATLVERHFPTADIIRQNAAVLGVESQCTILPTNTLLWPQRWPELPAVPWVVFCSPPYDFYVQQSGEMLALITGLIQRASPHSIFCVEADVRFDFSQLPDAQQWDVRSYPPAVVGIWEKHA; via the coding sequence GTGCCGAACAAATCATCGAAATCCGCAGCACAGTCGCCGACAACCATGTCGCCGCCGCGAATTATTGGCGGCTCACTGCGCGGACGAAAATTGTTGTTCACCGGCGATCCGCGCACTCGACCCATGAAAGATCGGGTGCGCGAAGCGATGTTCAATCTTTTGGGCCACGCGGTGAAGGGAAAGCATGCCATCGATTTGTTTGCCGGCACCGGCGCACTGGGTTTGGAAGCCATTAGCCGCGGCGCCGTCAGCGCTACATTGGTGGAACGGCACTTTCCCACCGCCGACATTATCCGCCAAAATGCGGCCGTCTTGGGGGTGGAATCGCAATGCACCATTCTGCCGACCAACACGCTGTTGTGGCCCCAGCGCTGGCCGGAATTGCCCGCGGTGCCCTGGGTGGTATTTTGCTCCCCACCGTACGATTTTTATGTACAACAAAGCGGCGAAATGCTGGCCTTAATAACGGGGTTGATCCAGCGCGCCTCGCCACACAGCATTTTCTGCGTGGAGGCGGATGTCCGATTCGATTTCAGCCAACTGCCCGATGCCCAGCAGTGGGATGTGCGCAGTTACCCGCCCGCCGTGGTTGGAATTTGGGAAAAGCATGCGTAG
- a CDS encoding prepilin peptidase, protein MLDSNRTTRHRCCPIWKYLDEWINFLQPAAHCTELASGEDVKMNDMEIRLWFLLTWLFVLGAIIGSFLNVVIYRLPRGLSLQRPGSQCPRCGHPIRWYDNVPIFGWLWLRGRCRDCRAAISPRYPLVELAVGLMFLTLGWTDWARPQQLAWEAADTAAIQAARQKSNRAADAQDSSPSEATASKATEAGGQTAQFVWQYVFHLLLLCPLLAALLIDVDGNNLPRRLITWPAAGGILIAMFWPQVQAFPLWHASASEEWISIRALATAFVGMLTAVVMRLAILNQMGLQRPRELGLWNSTLALYAVGAFLGWQAVLVIGGAANIWSLIKPAAPAKRVMARIQPTAIVFFGSLLWCLVEQPLAAWIHSW, encoded by the coding sequence ATGCTCGACTCAAACCGCACCACGCGCCACCGCTGTTGCCCGATCTGGAAGTATCTCGACGAGTGGATAAATTTTTTGCAGCCGGCGGCCCACTGCACGGAATTGGCTAGCGGCGAAGATGTTAAAATGAACGACATGGAAATTCGATTGTGGTTCCTGCTAACGTGGCTGTTCGTGCTGGGCGCGATCATTGGTAGTTTTTTGAATGTGGTAATTTACCGCTTGCCGCGGGGTCTGAGTTTGCAGCGGCCGGGTTCACAATGTCCCCGGTGCGGCCATCCGATTCGTTGGTACGATAACGTGCCGATTTTCGGCTGGCTGTGGTTGCGCGGAAGGTGTCGCGATTGTAGGGCGGCAATTTCTCCGCGCTATCCGCTCGTGGAATTAGCCGTCGGCTTGATGTTCTTGACGCTGGGTTGGACCGACTGGGCGCGACCGCAACAGCTGGCTTGGGAGGCTGCCGATACCGCTGCGATTCAGGCAGCCAGGCAAAAAAGCAATCGCGCAGCCGATGCGCAGGATAGCAGCCCATCGGAAGCCACGGCGTCCAAGGCAACGGAAGCTGGCGGGCAGACCGCACAATTTGTCTGGCAATATGTGTTTCATTTGTTGCTGCTTTGCCCGTTGCTGGCAGCGCTGCTGATCGATGTCGATGGGAATAACTTGCCGCGGCGGTTAATTACATGGCCTGCGGCGGGCGGAATTTTGATTGCCATGTTTTGGCCGCAGGTGCAGGCATTTCCGCTATGGCATGCCTCCGCGAGCGAAGAATGGATCAGTATACGGGCTTTGGCCACGGCCTTCGTGGGCATGCTGACCGCGGTGGTAATGCGGTTGGCAATTCTGAATCAAATGGGTTTGCAGCGTCCGCGCGAATTGGGCTTGTGGAATAGCACGCTGGCGTTATATGCCGTGGGCGCATTCTTGGGTTGGCAAGCGGTATTGGTGATTGGCGGCGCGGCGAATATTTGGTCGCTGATTAAACCAGCAGCACCGGCGAAACGAGTGATGGCGAGAATTCAGCCGACAGCAATCGTGTTTTTCGGCTCGCTTTTGTGGTGCTTGGTGGAGCAGCCGCTGGCCGCATGGATCCATTCGTGGTAG